The following coding sequences are from one Rutidosis leptorrhynchoides isolate AG116_Rl617_1_P2 chromosome 11, CSIRO_AGI_Rlap_v1, whole genome shotgun sequence window:
- the LOC139877159 gene encoding polygalacturonase QRT2-like isoform X2, whose translation MYLQKHLVIILTILVSTLSCSSYDNHNQHREPTRALLAKNRPKPHRVNVDHYGAMANGGDDSKAFMEAWMNACNSSDISEFVVPRNKVYHLKPITFSGPCKSNVRVKVYGTIKASSHLSDYEEDRRHWIIFEDLENLVVDGGGTINGNGRIWWIRSCKVDETQALTFNNCTNLNVNHIRIKNPQQMHLTFQNSVNVRASDLKIIAPAKSPNTDGIHISGSQNVRVFNSVVRTGDDCVSIVSGSTNIVIKEIKCGPGHGISIGSLGKNNSDDKVSNILVDNAIISNTTNGVRIKSWQGGSGYARNIKFQNIMMHNVTNPILIDQNYCDQKEACQEQYSAVQIQNVVYRNISGTTNSKLAINFDCSKTFPCQSISLDNIALNRVGAEENMKASCSNVKLNTIGTVTPRC comes from the exons ATGTATCTACAGAAACACTTAGTAATCATACTAACAATTTTGGTGTCAACCCTCTCTTGTTCTTCCTATGATAACCATAACCAACATCGTGAGCCAACACGAGCCCTATTAGCAAAAAACCGGCCCAAACCACATCGAGTCAATGTGGACCACTATGGAGCCATGGCTAATGGCGGCGATGATTCAAAG GCATTTATGGAGGCATGGATGAATGCTTGTAACTCTTCAGATATATCTGAGTTTGTGGTTCCTAGAAACAAAGTGTATCATCTTAAGCCCATTACATTTTCTGGTCCTTGTAAATCTAATGTCAGAGTTAAG GTTTATGGGACAATAAAAGCTTCTTCACATCTATCGGATTACGAAGAAGATCGTAGACATTGGATTATATTTGAAGATCTTGAGAACTTAGTTGTTGATGGGGGAGGAACCATCAATGGAAATGGAAGAATATGGTGGATTAGATCATGTAAAGTTGATGAAACTCAA GCATTAACGTTCAACAATTGCACGAATCTGAATgtaaatcatataaggattaaaaACCCACAACAGATGCATTTAACCTTTCAAAATTCAGTAAACGTGAGAGCTTCAGATTTGAAGATAATTGCACCTGCTAAAAGTCCTAATACTGATGGAATTCATATATCCGGTTCTCAAAATGTTCGTGTATTTAACTCCGTTGTTAGAACAG GTGATGATTGCGTTTCAATCGTAAGCGGATCAACAAATATCGTAATTAAAGAAATTAAATGTGGACCAGGTCATGGAATCAG TATTGGGAGTTTGGGCAAGAACAATTCAGATGACAAAGTGTCAAATATATTAGTGGATAACGCAATAATATCTAATACCACCAATGGAGTCAGAATCAAAAGTTGGCAG GGAGGGTCCGGATATGCCAGAAATATAAAATTCCAAAACATTATGATGCATAATGTTACTAATCCAATTTTAATTGATCAAAATTATTGCGATCAGAAAGAAGCATGTCAAGAACAG TACTCGGCTGTTCAAATCCAAAATGTTGTCTATAGGAACATCAGTGGCACAACTAATTCGAAACTAGCCATAAATTTCGATTGTAGCAAGACATTTCCATGTCAATCGATATCGTTGGATAATATAGCTCTAAATCGAGTAGGGGCCGAAGAGAATATGAAAGCATCGTGTTCGAATGTCAAGTTAAACACCATAGGGACTGTTACGCCGCGTTGTTAG
- the LOC139877159 gene encoding polygalacturonase QRT2-like isoform X1, with translation MYLQKHLVIILTILVSTLSCSSYDNHNQHREPTRALLAKNRPKPHRVNVDHYGAMANGGDDSKAFMEAWMNACNSSDISEFVVPRNKVYHLKPITFSGPCKSNVRVKVYGTIKASSHLSDYEEDRRHWIIFEDLENLVVDGGGTINGNGRIWWIRSCKVDETQPCLGAPTALTFNNCTNLNVNHIRIKNPQQMHLTFQNSVNVRASDLKIIAPAKSPNTDGIHISGSQNVRVFNSVVRTGDDCVSIVSGSTNIVIKEIKCGPGHGISIGSLGKNNSDDKVSNILVDNAIISNTTNGVRIKSWQGGSGYARNIKFQNIMMHNVTNPILIDQNYCDQKEACQEQYSAVQIQNVVYRNISGTTNSKLAINFDCSKTFPCQSISLDNIALNRVGAEENMKASCSNVKLNTIGTVTPRC, from the exons ATGTATCTACAGAAACACTTAGTAATCATACTAACAATTTTGGTGTCAACCCTCTCTTGTTCTTCCTATGATAACCATAACCAACATCGTGAGCCAACACGAGCCCTATTAGCAAAAAACCGGCCCAAACCACATCGAGTCAATGTGGACCACTATGGAGCCATGGCTAATGGCGGCGATGATTCAAAG GCATTTATGGAGGCATGGATGAATGCTTGTAACTCTTCAGATATATCTGAGTTTGTGGTTCCTAGAAACAAAGTGTATCATCTTAAGCCCATTACATTTTCTGGTCCTTGTAAATCTAATGTCAGAGTTAAG GTTTATGGGACAATAAAAGCTTCTTCACATCTATCGGATTACGAAGAAGATCGTAGACATTGGATTATATTTGAAGATCTTGAGAACTTAGTTGTTGATGGGGGAGGAACCATCAATGGAAATGGAAGAATATGGTGGATTAGATCATGTAAAGTTGATGAAACTCAA CCTTGCCTAGGAGCACCAACG GCATTAACGTTCAACAATTGCACGAATCTGAATgtaaatcatataaggattaaaaACCCACAACAGATGCATTTAACCTTTCAAAATTCAGTAAACGTGAGAGCTTCAGATTTGAAGATAATTGCACCTGCTAAAAGTCCTAATACTGATGGAATTCATATATCCGGTTCTCAAAATGTTCGTGTATTTAACTCCGTTGTTAGAACAG GTGATGATTGCGTTTCAATCGTAAGCGGATCAACAAATATCGTAATTAAAGAAATTAAATGTGGACCAGGTCATGGAATCAG TATTGGGAGTTTGGGCAAGAACAATTCAGATGACAAAGTGTCAAATATATTAGTGGATAACGCAATAATATCTAATACCACCAATGGAGTCAGAATCAAAAGTTGGCAG GGAGGGTCCGGATATGCCAGAAATATAAAATTCCAAAACATTATGATGCATAATGTTACTAATCCAATTTTAATTGATCAAAATTATTGCGATCAGAAAGAAGCATGTCAAGAACAG TACTCGGCTGTTCAAATCCAAAATGTTGTCTATAGGAACATCAGTGGCACAACTAATTCGAAACTAGCCATAAATTTCGATTGTAGCAAGACATTTCCATGTCAATCGATATCGTTGGATAATATAGCTCTAAATCGAGTAGGGGCCGAAGAGAATATGAAAGCATCGTGTTCGAATGTCAAGTTAAACACCATAGGGACTGTTACGCCGCGTTGTTAG